The genomic interval TGGAGGTATATGAGGGTGGAGGCTAAGCAGCGGGCATGCTGCTGAGCGTCGCGGCGATTCTGTGCTTGGCGCTGCAGGGAGAGTTCCCTGCGCCTCTGTTGGTCGGAGATAGCCGGTCGTTTGAACGGACGGCGGAGATCGTGGGGTGCCATTTTCTCTTCCCTCGTCCACCTTCTCTGTTACGAAATCAGTGCTTTGCCTTGCCCCAAAAGTAATTGTAGAGGCGCCGAGACGTTATCACGGCGAAAAGGTTCTGTTGTTTTTTTTGTGGgttctttttatgtattttgagcTAAAGGTCCAAAATGGTCTATAAAGTCGAGTTTtcggttgcgtttggatgttgaagtgagttgagtttagttgagttgagataataaaatattgttagaatattatttattattattattattattttgagatttgaaaaagttgaattatttattatattttgtattgaaatttaaaaaagttataatgatgaattgagatgagttgagatgatttttggttccaaacgaagccttcaACGTGTTAAGGCAACATAAGTTGCCCGGCCTACATGCGTTGGAGTATAATACTACGTCGTATTAAGGGTGAACTCGCAAAACTCGAAAACAAGAGCCCAGACGCCTTGCAGCTTTTCTATTCTAGTATCTGGAAATCCGCCGCCAAGAAGGTTTAGAATAGAAGTTAAGAGGGAAGAACTCAGATTCTCGAAGGAGAACTTATCTGTGTTCTCTTTCTGTGTTTTCGGAAGAATGGAGCGCAGTCTGTGGGGTCACTTGCCGCTGTTGGTGATGTCAAATTCGAAGGATTCGGTGGAATACATTCTCCAAGCCCTTTGGAGAACCCGAAAGACCGGCCTTGACGCTGCCGACCGCCTCGTCATCCGCGAAATGCTCCAGCTTCAGCACGACTCCGACCTCGATCCTGTAATCTCCCTCCATTTCCATTTCTCGGCACTCAAACATTATGTATAAATTGactttttaatatctttaaaacccataattacttatccaaaaaacaaTTTGTGGGTTTAGTTGTTTTTGGATGTCCTCTAGTAACTTTTTATGTTACGCGGTAGCGCGGTACCAGTTTAAAAGGGTCTTAAAAGGTTcactttttattcatttcttgtaCTCTGCAGCTTTTGGTATGCCTTCGCATGTTGATCCGTAGGTGTGTTTACGAGAATGTTAGCAAGGACGACATTCAGAAACTTTTTCCCAGTGAAGTATTGCCTGAACTTCAACGACTATTGACGCTTCTGCTGCAAAAGTTTCAGCGAGAATGGCGGGAAGATTTGCTCAAGGATCAGGTcagaaactttattttggtATACACAACCTTATTGTCTACCGCTACGCAGAGCATGAAAAATTAACGCATGTCCCGATAAGCTAAGCTGATAAGAAGAAATGATGGATTTACTGACTTAATTATTGTACTAGAAGAAAGAATAAGAATTATCAGGATCTTTTGCGGGTGGCATGGACAGCTGCACTAGGGAGGATACTTTGAATAATTTGAGGAGGAGAATATCAGTAGTGGATTGGTACATGTGCAAGAAGAGCGGT from Juglans regia cultivar Chandler chromosome 2, Walnut 2.0, whole genome shotgun sequence carries:
- the LOC108994618 gene encoding uncharacterized protein LOC108994618 translates to MERSLWGHLPLLVMSNSKDSVEYILQALWRTRKTGLDAADRLVIREMLQLQHDSDLDPLLVCLRMLIRRCVYENVSKDDIQKLFPSEVLPELQRLLTLLLQKFQREWREDLLKDQVSLPRLKAMTWNMANQNTESADPMAVINLKLQNDAQSHSGELDVKFQLAKDTLEMMLSSMSCIKDQLSDMDETSNRRSSQETNMI